In Arsenicicoccus sp. oral taxon 190, the following are encoded in one genomic region:
- the dop gene encoding depupylase/deamidase Dop — MRVSRVMGLETEYGISVPGEPHANPVVLSGQIVNAYATRPEITVSRTRWDYETESPLADQFGYEMPRAVADASQLTDEDDEIAANVVLTNGARLYVDHAHPEYSSPEVTSPHDAVVWDRAGELVMAEAVRRQAELSGRQINLYKNNTDGKGSSYGTHENYLLRRDLEFATVARQILPFFVARQAICGAGRVGIGPESHRAGFQISQRADFFEREVGLETTVRRPIVNTRDEPHADPTRYRRLHVIIGDANQAETATLLKMGTTSLVLGIIEAQDVPRTLTLANPVAALQQISHDPTLRTTVELADGRRMTALDILWSYYEMVDDHLSREVGDDLDEDTQEIMTRWDHLLTMLGQDVMLAAPMIDWVAKLRLFEQYRSRDGMGWDDPRLRAMDIQWSDVRPDKGLHHKLEAAGRIDRVEPPERVRAAVTEPPPDTRAWLRGTMVERYPHEVLAASWDSVIVRRHPDEPPSRLALPEPRRCTRAHLEAVVAASPTVADLLARLA, encoded by the coding sequence ATGAGGGTCAGCCGGGTGATGGGTCTGGAGACGGAGTACGGCATCTCGGTGCCGGGGGAGCCGCACGCCAACCCCGTCGTGCTGTCCGGGCAGATCGTCAACGCCTACGCCACGCGCCCGGAGATCACGGTGTCGCGCACCCGCTGGGACTACGAGACCGAGTCGCCGCTGGCCGACCAGTTCGGCTACGAGATGCCGCGGGCGGTGGCGGACGCGAGCCAGCTCACTGACGAGGACGACGAGATCGCCGCCAACGTGGTGCTGACCAACGGGGCCCGGCTCTACGTCGACCACGCCCACCCGGAGTACTCCTCGCCGGAGGTGACCTCGCCGCACGACGCGGTGGTGTGGGACCGGGCGGGGGAGCTGGTCATGGCCGAGGCGGTGCGGCGGCAGGCGGAGCTGTCGGGGCGGCAGATCAACCTCTACAAGAACAACACCGACGGCAAGGGCAGCTCCTACGGCACCCACGAGAACTACCTGCTGCGCCGGGACCTCGAGTTCGCGACGGTGGCGCGGCAGATCCTGCCCTTCTTCGTGGCGCGGCAGGCGATCTGCGGGGCGGGCCGGGTGGGGATCGGGCCCGAGTCGCACCGGGCCGGCTTCCAGATCAGCCAGCGCGCCGACTTCTTCGAGCGCGAGGTGGGGCTGGAGACCACCGTGCGCCGCCCGATCGTCAACACCCGGGACGAGCCGCACGCCGACCCCACCCGGTACCGCCGGCTGCACGTCATCATCGGCGACGCCAACCAGGCCGAGACGGCGACCCTGCTGAAGATGGGCACGACCAGCCTGGTCCTCGGGATCATCGAGGCGCAGGACGTCCCGCGCACCCTCACCCTGGCCAACCCCGTCGCTGCGCTGCAGCAGATCTCCCACGACCCCACGCTGCGCACCACGGTGGAGCTGGCGGACGGGCGCCGTATGACGGCCCTCGACATCCTGTGGTCCTACTACGAGATGGTCGACGACCACCTGTCCCGCGAGGTCGGCGACGACCTGGACGAGGACACCCAGGAGATCATGACCCGCTGGGACCACCTGCTGACGATGCTCGGCCAGGACGTCATGCTGGCGGCACCCATGATCGACTGGGTCGCCAAGCTCAGGCTCTTCGAGCAGTACCGCTCGCGCGACGGCATGGGCTGGGACGACCCGCGGCTGCGCGCCATGGACATCCAGTGGAGCGACGTGCGACCCGACAAGGGGTTGCACCACAAGCTCGAGGCGGCCGGCCGCATCGACCGGGTCGAGCCGCCCGAGCGGGTGCGCGCCGCCGTCACCGAACCGCCGCCGGACACGCGAGCCTGGCTGCGCGGCACCATGGTCGAGCGGTACCCCCACGAGGTGCTCGCCGCCTCGTGGGACTCCGTCATCGTGCGCCGCCACCCCGACGAACCACCCTCGCGGCTGGCGCTGCCCGAGCCCCGGCGCTGCACCCGCGCCCACCTGGAGGCCGTCGTGGCCGCCAGCCCCACCGTGGCGGACCTGCTCGCCCGGCTGGCCTGA
- a CDS encoding ubiquitin-like protein Pup, with product MSQEQIQPQRREPDPGDVPAPPVPTAPVTTSVDDAGLDSVLDEIDLVLESNAEEFVKGFVQKGGQ from the coding sequence ATGTCCCAGGAGCAGATCCAGCCGCAGCGGCGCGAGCCCGACCCCGGCGACGTCCCGGCGCCGCCCGTCCCGACCGCACCCGTGACGACCTCGGTCGACGACGCCGGACTGGACTCCGTGCTCGACGAGATCGACCTGGTGCTGGAGTCCAACGCGGAGGAGTTCGTCAAGGGCTTCGTGCAGAAGGGCGGCCAGTGA
- a CDS encoding FKBP-type peptidyl-prolyl cis-trans isomerase: MPFDPTTTKPEIDFPGDQPPADLVIEDIWEGDGAEATPGKIVSTHYVGVAHSTGEEFDASWNRGAPLDFQVGVGQVIQGWDQGLLGMREGGRRKLTIPAHLAYGDRGAGSAIKPGEALIFVVDLVAVR; the protein is encoded by the coding sequence ATGCCGTTCGACCCCACGACCACCAAGCCCGAGATCGACTTCCCCGGCGACCAGCCGCCCGCCGACCTTGTGATCGAGGACATCTGGGAGGGCGATGGTGCCGAGGCGACGCCCGGCAAGATCGTCAGCACCCACTACGTCGGCGTCGCGCACTCCACCGGTGAGGAGTTCGACGCGTCGTGGAACCGCGGCGCGCCGCTCGACTTCCAGGTCGGCGTTGGCCAGGTCATCCAGGGCTGGGACCAGGGCCTGCTCGGGATGCGCGAGGGTGGCCGGCGCAAGCTGACCATCCCGGCGCACCTCGCGTATGGCGACCGCGGTGCCGGCTCGGCCATCAAGCCCGGCGAGGCGCTGATCTTCGTGGTCGACCTGGTGGCGGTGCGCTGA
- the pafA gene encoding Pup--protein ligase: MDRRIFGIETEYGVTATSQGQRRLTPDEVSRYMFRSVVAWGRSSNAFLGNGSRLYLDVGSHPEYATAECDNLLDLVAQDKAGERIVQGLADDAQLRMAQEDITGDVYVFKNNVDSSGTSYGCHENLLVRRSTDLRRVTDTLVPFLISRQITCGAGKLVVDPQGRASYCVSQRADHMWEGVSSATTRSRPIINSRDEPHADAEKFRRLHVIVGDSTMSETTMLLKVGSIDLVLRMVEAGIPLPDLTPASTTSAIRTMSTDPTGRVEVPLAEGGVTSALAAQSAYLEAAERFVADGGVGDPMHERVVTLWRRVLAAVDSGRLEEVGTEIDWIIKRRLIEQYSARDDLPLHHPRLQQIDLAYHDLHPRRGLFNLLQAKGLVARVVTDEQVERAVTTPPQTTRAKLRGDFVNAAREARRDYSVDWVHLKLNDGNQRTILCKDPLAYEDPRVDRLIASLTPPSTTGDTPAVAGQTQTVAGARQPTDSDAQ; encoded by the coding sequence ATGGACCGACGGATCTTCGGCATCGAGACGGAGTATGGCGTCACCGCCACCTCCCAGGGCCAGCGCCGCCTCACCCCCGACGAGGTGTCGCGCTACATGTTCCGGTCCGTCGTGGCCTGGGGACGCAGCTCCAACGCCTTCCTCGGCAACGGGTCCCGGCTCTACCTCGACGTCGGCTCGCACCCGGAGTACGCCACCGCCGAGTGCGACAACCTCCTCGACCTGGTCGCCCAGGACAAGGCGGGCGAGCGCATCGTGCAGGGCCTCGCCGACGACGCCCAGCTGCGGATGGCGCAGGAGGACATCACCGGGGACGTCTACGTCTTCAAGAACAACGTCGACTCCTCCGGCACCTCCTACGGCTGCCACGAGAACCTCCTGGTCCGGCGCAGCACCGACCTGCGGCGCGTCACCGACACCCTGGTGCCCTTCCTCATCAGCCGCCAGATCACCTGCGGCGCGGGCAAGCTCGTCGTCGACCCGCAGGGCCGGGCGAGCTACTGCGTGAGCCAGCGGGCCGACCACATGTGGGAGGGCGTGTCCTCCGCGACGACCCGCTCGCGCCCCATCATCAACTCCCGCGACGAGCCCCACGCCGACGCCGAGAAGTTCCGCCGGCTGCACGTCATCGTCGGCGACTCCACGATGTCCGAGACCACGATGCTGCTCAAGGTCGGGTCGATCGACCTGGTGCTGCGCATGGTCGAGGCGGGGATCCCGCTGCCCGACCTGACGCCCGCCAGCACCACGTCCGCCATACGGACGATGAGCACCGACCCGACCGGGCGCGTCGAGGTGCCCCTCGCGGAGGGGGGCGTGACGAGTGCGCTCGCGGCGCAGAGCGCCTACCTCGAGGCGGCCGAGCGGTTCGTCGCCGACGGGGGAGTGGGCGACCCGATGCACGAGCGCGTCGTGACGCTGTGGCGCCGGGTGCTCGCCGCCGTCGACTCCGGCCGGCTCGAGGAGGTCGGCACCGAGATCGACTGGATCATCAAGCGGCGCCTCATCGAGCAGTACTCCGCCCGGGACGACCTGCCGCTGCACCACCCGCGGCTGCAGCAGATCGACCTCGCCTACCACGACCTGCACCCGCGCCGCGGGCTCTTCAACCTGCTGCAGGCCAAGGGGCTGGTCGCGCGCGTCGTCACCGACGAGCAGGTCGAGCGGGCCGTGACGACACCGCCGCAGACGACCCGCGCCAAGCTGCGCGGCGACTTCGTCAACGCCGCCCGCGAGGCCCGGCGCGACTACTCCGTGGACTGGGTCCACCTCAAGCTCAACGACGGCAACCAGCGCACCATCCTGTGCAAGGACCCGCTCGCCTACGAGGACCCCCGCGTCGACCGGCTCATCGCGTCGCTGACGCCGCCGTCCACCACGGGCGACACCCCGGCGGTCGCGGGACAGACCCAGACCGTCGCCGGAGCGAGACAGCCCACGGACAGCGACGCGCAGTAG
- a CDS encoding M20/M25/M40 family metallo-hydrolase codes for MDLSAARDYAREAMPRLLEDHATLVGHASIAFPGYPREPMDAIAQDLLEMFRRNGVADVELLDIPGGYPAIHAVVPGPEGSPTVTMYAHYDVQPCPPSQQWHSDPWVATRKEDGRIYGRGTADCKAGVVAILGTMGAFDGKPPCTVRLLLEGEEETFSHIEDWVAANPEMVRSDAFIICDSGPSKVGVPSITSGLRGDVALTVTLTTLDNAVHSGLFGGAAPDALVGMIQLLSTMHDQDGNTVIEGLHSFEWEGASVDEGEFAASAGVRDGVGLQGTGPLASRLWSRPSATVIGLDMVPVDQCSNALVPSVRARISVRIAPGADMATELETVKEHLRRHAPYGATLEFSDDKAGSPFLGDTSGPITATALAALEEVYGRTPAQVGSGGSIPLVTELLHASPGAEAILWGPEDEEKAKIHGPDESVDPAEIERIMLAQIRFLTELGAR; via the coding sequence ATGGATCTTTCCGCTGCCCGCGACTACGCCCGCGAGGCCATGCCCCGTCTGCTCGAGGACCACGCCACCCTTGTCGGTCACGCCAGCATCGCCTTCCCCGGCTACCCCCGGGAGCCCATGGACGCCATCGCCCAGGACCTGCTCGAGATGTTCCGCCGCAACGGCGTCGCCGACGTGGAGCTGCTCGACATCCCGGGCGGCTACCCGGCCATCCATGCCGTGGTGCCGGGTCCCGAGGGGTCGCCGACCGTCACCATGTACGCGCACTACGACGTGCAGCCGTGCCCGCCCTCCCAGCAGTGGCACTCCGACCCGTGGGTCGCCACCCGCAAGGAGGACGGCCGCATCTACGGCCGCGGCACCGCCGACTGCAAGGCCGGGGTCGTCGCGATCCTCGGGACGATGGGCGCCTTCGACGGCAAGCCCCCCTGCACGGTCCGGCTGCTGCTGGAGGGCGAGGAGGAGACCTTCAGCCACATCGAGGACTGGGTCGCCGCCAACCCCGAGATGGTCCGCAGCGACGCCTTCATCATCTGCGACTCGGGCCCGTCCAAGGTCGGCGTCCCGTCCATCACCTCCGGGCTGCGCGGCGACGTGGCGCTCACCGTCACGCTGACCACCCTGGACAACGCGGTGCACTCGGGCCTCTTCGGCGGCGCCGCGCCGGACGCGCTCGTGGGCATGATCCAGCTGCTGTCGACGATGCACGACCAGGACGGCAACACCGTCATCGAGGGGCTGCACTCCTTCGAGTGGGAGGGCGCCTCGGTGGACGAAGGCGAGTTCGCGGCGTCCGCGGGGGTCAGGGACGGCGTCGGGCTGCAGGGCACCGGTCCGCTGGCGTCGCGGCTGTGGTCGCGCCCGTCGGCCACGGTCATCGGGCTCGACATGGTCCCCGTCGACCAGTGCTCCAACGCCCTCGTCCCCTCCGTGCGCGCCCGCATCTCCGTGCGCATCGCCCCCGGCGCCGACATGGCCACCGAGCTCGAGACGGTCAAGGAGCACCTGCGCCGCCACGCGCCCTACGGGGCGACGCTGGAGTTCTCCGACGACAAGGCGGGGTCGCCCTTCCTCGGCGACACGTCCGGTCCGATCACGGCGACCGCCCTGGCGGCCCTCGAGGAGGTCTACGGCCGCACCCCCGCCCAGGTCGGGTCGGGCGGGTCGATCCCGCTGGTGACCGAGCTGCTGCACGCCTCCCCCGGCGCCGAGGCGATCCTGTGGGGTCCCGAGGACGAGGAGAAGGCCAAGATCCACGGCCCCGACGAGTCCGTCGACCCGGCCGAGATCGAGCGGATCATGCTGGCGCAGATCAGGTTCCTGACCGAGCTCGGCGCCCGCTGA
- a CDS encoding asparaginase: MPTAPTSGQPLPRIVVVGTGGTIAGSSAATTTKRYQAGVLGVADLLAAVPSLAEVAEIRCEQLYQIDSVEMDLPRQLDLARAVSRLAAEDDVDAVVVTHGTDTLEETAYALHLLVDTDKPVVVVGAMRPADAAGADGPGNLLAAVRVAAHPTSRGLGALVVVGEEIHSARDVRKEHTSRVDAFGSLTGPLGELAGGVPRYAHIPARRHGAATAVTLAAIDQPAAVEVLVTRAELPPQIVDAVVASGARGIVHAGPGAGNVPERVAAALDRARSAGVVVVRSSRVAWGTVARGDAFDDDGHDFVAAADLGPYKARVLLALALTITDDPARLQQIFDTH, from the coding sequence ATGCCGACCGCGCCCACCTCTGGCCAGCCGCTCCCGCGCATCGTCGTCGTCGGGACGGGCGGGACGATCGCCGGGTCCAGCGCGGCGACCACCACGAAGCGGTACCAGGCGGGGGTGCTCGGCGTGGCCGACCTGCTCGCGGCGGTCCCGTCGCTGGCCGAGGTCGCCGAGATCCGCTGCGAGCAGCTCTACCAGATCGACTCGGTGGAGATGGACCTGCCGCGACAGCTGGACCTCGCGCGTGCCGTCTCGCGGCTGGCGGCCGAGGACGACGTGGACGCCGTGGTGGTCACGCACGGCACCGACACGCTGGAGGAGACGGCATACGCGCTGCACCTGCTGGTCGACACCGACAAGCCGGTGGTCGTCGTCGGGGCGATGCGTCCCGCCGACGCGGCCGGCGCCGACGGTCCCGGCAACCTGCTGGCCGCCGTCCGGGTCGCCGCGCACCCGACGTCCCGGGGGCTCGGGGCGCTGGTCGTGGTCGGTGAGGAGATCCACTCGGCGCGCGACGTCCGCAAGGAGCACACCTCGCGCGTGGACGCCTTCGGGTCGCTGACGGGTCCGCTGGGCGAGCTGGCGGGCGGGGTGCCGCGGTACGCCCACATCCCGGCGCGTCGGCACGGCGCCGCGACGGCGGTGACGCTGGCCGCGATCGACCAGCCGGCCGCCGTGGAGGTGCTCGTGACGCGGGCCGAGCTGCCCCCGCAGATCGTCGACGCGGTCGTCGCCTCGGGGGCCCGCGGGATCGTGCACGCCGGCCCGGGGGCCGGCAACGTGCCGGAGCGGGTGGCCGCGGCCCTGGACCGGGCGCGCAGCGCGGGCGTGGTCGTGGTGCGCTCGAGCCGGGTGGCGTGGGGCACCGTGGCACGCGGCGACGCCTTCGACGACGACGGCCACGACTTCGTTGCGGCGGCCGACCTCGGGCCCTACAAGGCGCGGGTGCTCCTGGCGCTGGCCCTGACCATCACCGACGACCCCGCGAGGCTGCAGCAGATCTTCGACACCCACTGA
- a CDS encoding DUF3054 domain-containing protein, which produces MRAPAFLHLLVDLLLVVVFAAIGRRSHAETGALLGILGTAWPFLVGTLVGWGVALAARLSPVTLRGGVPIWLCTVAVGMALRALTGAGTAVSFIVVALVALAILLLLPRLVAARIARR; this is translated from the coding sequence ATGCGCGCCCCGGCCTTCCTGCACCTGCTCGTGGACCTGCTGCTCGTGGTCGTCTTCGCGGCGATCGGCCGGCGGTCGCACGCCGAGACCGGTGCGTTGCTGGGGATCCTGGGCACCGCATGGCCGTTCCTGGTCGGCACGCTGGTCGGCTGGGGCGTGGCGCTGGCGGCGCGCCTGTCCCCCGTCACGCTGCGCGGCGGGGTGCCGATCTGGCTGTGCACCGTGGCGGTGGGCATGGCCCTGCGGGCCCTGACCGGGGCGGGCACCGCCGTCAGCTTCATCGTGGTCGCCCTGGTCGCCCTGGCGATCCTCCTGCTGCTCCCCCGCCTCGTCGCAGCCCGGATCGCCCGCCGGTAG
- a CDS encoding FKBP-type peptidyl-prolyl cis-trans isomerase, whose product MRLRTTTSLALLAAPAIALSACGGASTTTSTTSTASPSGSASASASPSASQASAPDPTPAAQGDVPGVTVAGTKDKPTVTVAKPPLTTKTTTAKVVSEGTGPVVKASDMVVANAIFVSGKTGKTLEDTFSRGTPQQIPVKGWLSGVAKGIVGQKAGSRVLVAIAPEDAFGAEGNQQAGIGPNESILTLVEIQKVGFKGEACKVVTSPDGLPQVTAPDGKAATMKPVTTPAPKQPTLYVLKQGDGPVVQVGQTLSSQYTGMLWTNGTKFDSSYDNGGQPVPFPIGVGRVIPAWDKCLTGQKVGSRVLVVAPPADAYGAQAQGKIPANSTLVFVVDLVKAQ is encoded by the coding sequence TTGCGCCTGCGCACCACCACCTCCCTGGCCCTCCTGGCCGCGCCCGCGATCGCGCTGTCCGCCTGCGGCGGCGCCTCGACCACCACCTCGACGACGTCGACGGCGAGCCCCTCGGGCAGCGCCTCGGCCAGCGCGAGCCCCTCGGCCAGCCAGGCGAGCGCACCCGACCCGACCCCCGCCGCCCAGGGCGACGTCCCCGGGGTGACCGTTGCCGGGACCAAGGACAAGCCCACCGTCACCGTCGCCAAGCCTCCCCTCACCACCAAGACCACCACCGCCAAGGTCGTCTCCGAGGGCACCGGCCCCGTGGTCAAGGCCTCCGACATGGTCGTGGCCAACGCGATCTTCGTGTCGGGCAAGACCGGCAAGACGCTGGAGGACACGTTCTCGCGCGGCACGCCGCAGCAGATCCCCGTCAAGGGGTGGCTCTCCGGCGTCGCCAAGGGCATCGTCGGCCAGAAGGCCGGGTCCCGGGTCCTCGTCGCGATCGCCCCGGAGGACGCCTTCGGCGCCGAGGGCAACCAGCAGGCCGGCATCGGCCCCAACGAGTCGATCCTGACCCTCGTTGAGATCCAGAAGGTCGGCTTCAAGGGCGAGGCGTGCAAGGTCGTCACCAGCCCCGACGGCCTTCCCCAGGTCACCGCCCCCGACGGCAAGGCCGCCACCATGAAGCCGGTGACCACGCCGGCCCCCAAGCAGCCGACGCTCTACGTCCTCAAGCAGGGCGACGGGCCGGTCGTCCAGGTCGGCCAGACGCTGTCCTCGCAGTACACCGGGATGCTCTGGACCAACGGCACGAAGTTCGACTCGTCCTACGACAACGGCGGCCAGCCGGTGCCCTTCCCGATCGGGGTGGGCCGGGTCATCCCCGCCTGGGACAAGTGCCTCACCGGTCAGAAGGTCGGCAGCCGCGTCCTCGTCGTGGCACCCCCCGCCGACGCCTACGGCGCGCAGGCCCAGGGCAAGATCCCCGCCAACTCGACGCTGGTCTTCGTCGTCGACCTCGTCAAGGCGCAGTAG
- a CDS encoding diadenylate cyclase, with protein sequence MTVTPTPDHLMWEFQEQFRLSLDRATDRATDQIGAIVSADALLVGFLADGVSAPGAPDVCLAPADRGFSLQDLEGIRADALRRFEAHPAHDEAYESAEVEQARLEHYEDVTRCDAIAAALDSARAGRGRTFFIGAGARVGDYVVHPCLSVDTSAYAELNALPYDEIDGVPLTTSLAHGIVVELLRIATHALLAARPPRSISPIDDDVPNDAIRRSANHLVYSAGLIAGERLGQGLFDAFEGLSSTPYEGRVGAGTVVMAREGHPRISVAVQLRSAVSVRERRQFRKLLEMTRPGLHLLIDGQRIYGLGSVEPLAHDEPDDSDNDIFRFTLLEQGSWQMSCNRNPLLRVSSGHPQLPRPRMSTSLFIDAMRRVFDDVSDHDIRGIWMLAQSAAQQARGALLVVTTAAAEEARRLAPQALAIRPQSLSPEVLDAVTRIDGAVLLTPDGVCHAVGVILDGVATGAGDPSRGSRYNSAVRYTEASTAPCLTVIVSEDGMIDVYPELAPRVRPEDVEQALADLEAAGSLDVDEARDVDFEAFYALHKRLRRFAFYLSESQCERANAICLTVEDLRWERSRTRVRTVPFRTDPRMNASFFA encoded by the coding sequence GTGACCGTCACCCCCACCCCCGACCACCTGATGTGGGAGTTCCAGGAGCAGTTCCGGCTGTCCCTGGACCGCGCGACCGACCGCGCGACGGACCAGATCGGGGCGATCGTGTCCGCGGACGCGCTCCTGGTCGGGTTCCTGGCCGACGGGGTCAGCGCGCCGGGCGCGCCGGACGTGTGCCTGGCGCCGGCGGACCGCGGCTTCAGCCTGCAGGACCTCGAGGGGATCCGCGCCGACGCGCTGCGCCGCTTCGAGGCGCACCCGGCTCACGACGAGGCCTACGAGTCGGCCGAGGTCGAGCAGGCCCGGCTCGAGCACTATGAGGACGTGACCCGCTGCGACGCGATCGCCGCGGCGCTGGACAGCGCCCGCGCCGGCCGCGGCCGCACCTTCTTCATCGGCGCCGGCGCGCGGGTGGGCGACTACGTCGTGCACCCCTGCCTGAGCGTGGACACCAGCGCGTATGCCGAGCTCAACGCCCTGCCCTACGACGAGATCGACGGGGTGCCGCTGACCACGTCCCTCGCCCACGGCATCGTCGTGGAGCTGCTGCGGATCGCCACGCACGCACTGCTGGCCGCCCGCCCGCCCCGGTCCATCTCGCCCATCGACGACGACGTCCCCAACGACGCGATCCGCCGCTCGGCCAACCACCTGGTCTACTCGGCCGGGCTGATCGCGGGGGAGCGGCTCGGGCAGGGCCTCTTCGACGCCTTCGAGGGCCTGTCGTCGACCCCCTACGAGGGCCGGGTGGGGGCCGGCACCGTCGTCATGGCCCGCGAGGGGCACCCCCGGATCTCCGTGGCCGTGCAGCTACGCTCCGCGGTGTCGGTGCGCGAGCGACGGCAGTTCCGCAAGCTGCTGGAGATGACCCGCCCCGGCCTGCACCTGCTCATCGACGGCCAGCGCATCTACGGCCTCGGGTCGGTGGAGCCGCTCGCCCACGACGAGCCCGACGACTCCGACAACGACATCTTCCGGTTCACCCTGCTCGAGCAGGGCTCCTGGCAGATGTCCTGCAACCGCAACCCGCTGCTGCGGGTGTCCAGCGGCCACCCGCAGCTGCCCCGGCCACGGATGTCGACGAGCCTGTTCATCGACGCGATGCGCCGCGTCTTCGACGATGTCTCCGACCACGACATCCGCGGGATCTGGATGCTGGCGCAGAGCGCCGCCCAGCAGGCCCGCGGAGCCCTGCTCGTCGTCACCACGGCCGCCGCCGAGGAGGCCAGGCGGTTGGCGCCGCAGGCGCTCGCCATACGCCCGCAGTCGCTGAGCCCGGAGGTGCTCGACGCGGTGACCCGCATCGACGGGGCCGTGCTGCTGACCCCCGACGGGGTGTGCCACGCGGTCGGCGTGATCCTCGACGGCGTGGCGACCGGCGCGGGGGACCCGAGCCGCGGGTCGCGCTACAACTCCGCGGTGCGCTACACCGAGGCGTCCACGGCCCCCTGCCTGACCGTCATCGTCTCCGAGGACGGCATGATCGACGTCTACCCCGAGCTGGCCCCGCGGGTCCGCCCCGAGGACGTCGAGCAGGCGCTCGCGGACCTCGAGGCCGCCGGGTCCCTGGACGTCGACGAGGCGCGGGACGTGGACTTCGAGGCGTTCTACGCGCTGCACAAGCGGCTGCGCAGGTTCGCGTTCTACCTCTCCGAGAGCCAGTGCGAGCGCGCCAACGCCATCTGCCTGACGGTGGAGGACCTCCGCTGGGAGCGGTCCCGGACCCGGGTGCGCACCGTCCCCTTCCGCACCGACCCGCGGATGAACGCCTCCTTCTTCGCCTGA
- a CDS encoding TetR/AcrR family transcriptional regulator produces MSESRELIVRAARRLFAEHGYRAVSVRDVAAAAGVSPSLVMKLVGSKAELFTSSVSFTPDEADLSRPLHELGRGLVGDVLDRLQAGGPEPLARAVVLALPAPDPDEVRRRFHEAYAVPLTARLGGDPQAAVAAEMVISALVGLAVSTRVLRLLADPAVATQVREGYGRAVQSLIDGVSGAQDPADRVGP; encoded by the coding sequence GTGAGCGAGAGCAGGGAGCTGATCGTGCGGGCGGCGCGCCGCCTCTTCGCCGAGCACGGCTACCGCGCCGTGTCCGTGCGGGACGTGGCCGCGGCCGCGGGGGTGTCGCCGTCGTTGGTGATGAAGCTGGTGGGCAGCAAGGCCGAGCTCTTCACCTCCTCGGTGTCGTTCACCCCGGACGAGGCGGACCTGTCGCGCCCGCTACACGAGCTCGGTCGCGGGCTCGTGGGCGACGTGCTGGACCGGCTGCAGGCGGGCGGCCCGGAGCCGCTGGCCCGCGCGGTGGTGCTCGCCCTGCCGGCGCCCGACCCGGACGAGGTGCGTCGACGCTTCCACGAGGCGTATGCCGTGCCCCTCACCGCCCGCCTCGGCGGGGACCCGCAGGCCGCGGTGGCCGCGGAGATGGTGATCAGCGCGCTGGTCGGTCTCGCGGTGTCCACCCGGGTGCTGCGGCTGCTGGCCGACCCGGCGGTGGCCACGCAGGTGCGGGAGGGCTACGGCCGCGCGGTGCAGTCGCTCATCGACGGGGTCAGCGGGGCGCAGGACCCGGCGGATAGGGTCGGCCCATGA